In Streptomyces sp. NBC_00414, a single window of DNA contains:
- a CDS encoding glutaredoxin family protein, which produces MRSLFGRGARRERVVTLIGKPDCHLCEDAQGVVEKVCGELGVPWEKKDITEDAELHKEYWEQIPVVLVDGAQHTFWRVDEGRLRRALTAK; this is translated from the coding sequence ATGAGGTCTCTTTTTGGGCGTGGTGCGCGGCGGGAGCGGGTCGTTACTTTGATCGGGAAGCCCGACTGTCATTTGTGTGAAGACGCACAGGGAGTTGTGGAGAAGGTCTGCGGTGAGCTGGGAGTGCCCTGGGAGAAGAAGGACATCACCGAGGACGCGGAGCTGCACAAGGAGTACTGGGAGCAGATCCCGGTGGTGCTGGTGGACGGGGCGCAGCACACGTTCTGGCGGGTGGACGAGGGACGGCTGCGGCGGGCACTCACGGCGAAGTAG